The Triticum aestivum cultivar Chinese Spring chromosome 7B, IWGSC CS RefSeq v2.1, whole genome shotgun sequence genome window below encodes:
- the LOC123163032 gene encoding uncharacterized protein produces MGRMDAAGMEFLLDAVDRFPVREEFADSLEQPNSAPLLFLMQNGTENLGAGDSNAGSGLAQNVGEDGRAAAQDGARRRRDSSPTRSAQSMDRVNPEALGWTKRLRLGSAPPDRAPGPSRMSALELSTRKYAEQPDKGLVRPELGLSLDSLGEAYA; encoded by the exons ATGGGGCGGATGGACGCTGCGGGCATGGAGTTTCTGCTTGATGCGGTCGACAG GTTCCCCGTACGAGAGGAGTTCGCTGACAGCCTTGAACAGCCAAATTCGGCTCCTCTCCTTTTCCTGATGCAGAACGGGACTGAGAATCTGGGGGCTGGTGATTCAAATGCTGGGTCTGGGTTGGCTCAAAATGTCGGCGAAGATGGGAGGGCTGCAGCGCAAGATGGTGCCCGGCGTCGGCGTGATTCATCTCCGACGAGGTCTGCTCAGTCTATGGACAGAGTGAATCCAGAGGCCCTTGGCTGGACGAAAAG GCTTCGGCTGGGAAGTGCGCCACCAGACCGGGCACCTGGCCCTTCCAGGATGAGTGCTCTCGAGCTGTCAACTCGCAAGTATGCAGAACAACCTGACAAGGGCCTAGTCCGGCCTGAGCTAGGTCTCAGTTTGGATTCATTGGGTGAGGCGTATGCATGA